The stretch of DNA TTCGCATTATAGAAGAAAACTATGGCCCCATCAAAGGCCGCAAGATCACAATAGTATGCGGAAAAGGAAACAACGGCGGAGACGGCCTTGCAGTTGCAAGGTTATTACATAACAGAGATGCCGTTGTTCAGGTAATCCTGCTGACAAATATTGAAGGAAATCCCCCCCTTTTTTCAAGGGGGGGCATGGGGGGGGTATTTTTAAGTGAACTAAAAGGTGATGCAGAAACAAATCTCAACATCGCCTTAAAGATGGGAATAAACATAGCAATACCCTCTCCCCTGGCGGGAGAGCTGCAATTAAATTCCTACCAAATTCCTCCCCCCTCCTTTGCGGGGGGAGGCAGGAGGGGGGACAAGGGTGAGGGGGATTCGTTTTCATCAAATATAAGTTCTTATGATATTTGGGCTGTAAGAAATTCCTTAAACCACAGCTATCTTATTATTGATGCCATATTCGGCACCGGCTTATCTGCCCATGTCAAAGAAGAACATCTCGAGATTATAGAACTGATAAATGACTCAGGCAGACCTGTTATTTCTGTAGACATCCCAACTGGAATTAACTCAGACACTGGAGAGGTTATGGGTGATGCTGTTAAGGCAGATGCTACCATCACCTTTGCCATTCCCAAAAGGGGACATTTTCTATATCCTGGCAGCGAGCTTACGGGCAGGCTTCACATAGTTGACATATCCATACCAGAACAGGCCATTGAAGAAGAGGGTATCTGCCTCAACCTTCTTACAGAAGATGATATGACAAGACTCATCCCGGACAGGCTTCCAAACTCTCACAAGGGAAGTTTCGGACATGTACTTGTAATAGCCGGTTCATTAGGAAAAGGCGGCGCCGCAGCAATGACATCACTATCCTGTTTAAAGACCGGTGCGGGCCTCGTTACACTTGCTACACCTGAGAGTGTACAACCTGTAATAGCCGGAAGGATTATGGAAGCGATGACCTGCCCCCTTCCTGAAACAGATGAACATACGATTGGATTTCAGGCTATAGAAAAAATAACAGAGATTGCAAAAGATAAAGATGTAGTTGCAATAGGACCGGGCTTAACAACAAATGGAGAAACGGTTGAAGTTATACGGAAAATAATTAATGAACTGAATGTCCCTGTTGTAATTGATGCAGACGGTATCAATGCCTTCATAAGTGCTACTGAGCTTCTCAAGAATAGAAAGACATTCACCATACTGACACCGCACCCCGGAGAGATGGCAGGATTAACCGGCAAATCATCTTCTGATATCCAGAAAGACCGCATTGGTATTGCAAGAGACTTTGCCATAAACTATGGCATAATTCTAATTCTTAAAGGGGCACACACCATCATTGCAGAACCATCAGGAACAGTATACATTAACCCGACCGGTAATCCCGGCATGGCCACCGCCGGTACCGGAGATGCACTTACAGGGATAATTGCCGGGCTAATCGCACAGAACATTGACATATCCTCTGCTGTAAGGCTTGGCGTATACCTTCACGGATTAGCAGGAGATATTGCGGCAAAGGAAAAAGGCATGCAA from Nitrospirota bacterium encodes:
- a CDS encoding NAD(P)H-hydrate dehydratase, which produces MYIATAQQMRNIDKRAADKYCIPSLLLMENAAHGILRIIEENYGPIKGRKITIVCGKGNNGGDGLAVARLLHNRDAVVQVILLTNIEGNPPLFSRGGMGGVFLSELKGDAETNLNIALKMGINIAIPSPLAGELQLNSYQIPPPSFAGGGRRGDKGEGDSFSSNISSYDIWAVRNSLNHSYLIIDAIFGTGLSAHVKEEHLEIIELINDSGRPVISVDIPTGINSDTGEVMGDAVKADATITFAIPKRGHFLYPGSELTGRLHIVDISIPEQAIEEEGICLNLLTEDDMTRLIPDRLPNSHKGSFGHVLVIAGSLGKGGAAAMTSLSCLKTGAGLVTLATPESVQPVIAGRIMEAMTCPLPETDEHTIGFQAIEKITEIAKDKDVVAIGPGLTTNGETVEVIRKIINELNVPVVIDADGINAFISATELLKNRKTFTILTPHPGEMAGLTGKSSSDIQKDRIGIARDFAINYGIILILKGAHTIIAEPSGTVYINPTGNPGMATAGTGDALTGIIAGLIAQNIDISSAVRLGVYLHGLAGDIAAKEKGMQGMIAGDLIERIPEAIRQLKAMSRSKR